In the genome of Plasmodium yoelii strain 17X genome assembly, chromosome: 14, one region contains:
- a CDS encoding PIR protein produces MEDDICPKFDLLRKYLPDESNKNGEIELNEIKDYEKYCPGHNCNTEIEKITIGFLWLLGQCYSALKNKSHNNTNAFFIYLISWFSYKLKQNIGNNAITIKDFYNNSVIGSGKYSKFTTDAYKISGFDEFMDEQNDLMNINIEDMSKFYDAFKLLCNMYYNYTANQNDTILLNSANDFVEKYTNLNNNCNIEGTARSKIFSALSTNYDNFKNHCNSKGVKCKDFPSLPEITKFSALSSGYTSSSSIGKRLFTVLSIFGTIAFLLGISYKYSLFGFRKRVQKQKLREKIKNIKKKINH; encoded by the exons ATGGAAGATGATAta TGTCCAAAATTTGATCTTTTGAGGAAGTATTTACCCGatgaatcaaataaaaatggagaaaTTGAACTTAATGAAATTAAAGATTACGAAAAATACTGTCCTGGTCATAACTGCAATACTGAAATCGAAAAAATTACGATTGGATTTTTATGGTTACTTGGACAATGTTATTCtgcattaaaaaataaaagtcataataatactaatgcattttttatatatttgatttCATGGTTTAGTTACAAATTAAAGCAAAACATAGGGAACAATGCCATCACAATAAaagatttttataataatagtgTAATTGGTAGTGGTAAATATAGTAAATTTACAACTGATGCCTATAAAATTTCAGGTTTTGACGAATTCATGGATGAACAAAATGATTTGatgaatattaatattgaagatatgtctaaattttatgatgcatttaaattattatgtaatatgtattataattatacagCGAATCAAAATGACACCATACTGTTAAATAGTGCAAATGAttttgttgaaaaatatacaaacCTTAACAATAACTGTAATATTGAAGGTACCGCACgtagtaaaatattttctgcTTTATCAACTAATTATGacaattttaaaaatcaTTGCAATAGCAAAGGTGTTAAATGTAAAGATTTTCCATCCCTTCCAGAGATAACAAAATTTTCTGCACTATCATCTGGATAtacatcaagttcgtcgataggaAAGAGATtatttacagttttatcgatatttggtacaatagcatttttgttaggaatttcttataag tattcgctatttggatttcggaaacgagttcaaaaacaaaaattaagagaaaaaataaaaaacataaagaaaaaaattaatcattaa
- a CDS encoding fam-a protein, fragment: protein MSSANINDHNPSNKKYQNEIVKSANLFKTDIDSEQDIRKGKLKKTFVNLIGYLIEKKDRYINITYVDSIEGHSYGFLNALL, encoded by the exons ATGAGTTcagcaaatataaatgatcacAATCCTtccaataaaaaatatcaaaacgAAATTGTAAAAAGTGCAAATTTATTCAAAACTGACATTGATTCTGAACAAGATATtagaaaaggaaaattaaaaaaaacgttTGTTAACTTAATTGGATACCtcattgaaaaaaaagacagATATATTAATATCACCTATGTCGACTCT ATTGAAGGACATAGTTATGGTTTCCTAAATGCATTATTGTAA